The following proteins are co-located in the Dietzia timorensis genome:
- the nadE gene encoding ammonia-dependent NAD(+) synthetase, with translation MTDAHSPASAPRPMQREIAGALHVQPDIDVIGEINERVAFLADYLAASHTSGFVLGISGGQDSTLAGRLCQLAAEKVRDDGGRAQFVAVRLPYGVQSDEADAQTALQFIRPDESLVVNIKEAADASAAASATAVGDVEGGAGEIRDFVRGNIKARERMVAQYTVAGQLGMLVVGTDHAAEAVTGFYTKYGDGGADLTPLTGLTKRQGAAILRELGAPESTWTKVPTADLEDDRPALPDEEALGVRYAEIDDYLEQREVSDAIAERIEHLYRISRHKRAMPAAPQDDWWRD, from the coding sequence ATGACAGACGCTCACTCCCCCGCTTCCGCACCTCGTCCCATGCAGCGCGAAATCGCCGGGGCGCTGCATGTGCAGCCAGACATCGACGTCATAGGCGAGATAAACGAACGGGTCGCGTTTCTCGCAGACTACCTCGCCGCGTCACACACCTCCGGCTTCGTCCTCGGGATCAGCGGCGGGCAGGACTCGACCCTGGCGGGACGGCTGTGCCAGCTTGCCGCCGAAAAGGTCAGGGATGACGGCGGACGTGCGCAATTCGTCGCGGTCCGCCTTCCCTACGGCGTGCAGTCGGACGAGGCCGATGCCCAGACGGCCTTGCAATTTATCCGGCCGGACGAGTCGTTGGTCGTCAATATCAAGGAGGCCGCAGATGCGTCTGCCGCGGCGTCGGCCACGGCCGTCGGCGACGTCGAGGGAGGTGCTGGCGAGATCCGCGACTTCGTGCGCGGCAATATTAAGGCCCGCGAACGGATGGTCGCCCAATACACGGTCGCGGGGCAGCTCGGCATGCTCGTCGTCGGCACCGATCACGCGGCCGAGGCTGTCACAGGTTTCTACACCAAGTACGGCGACGGCGGCGCGGACCTTACTCCCCTTACCGGGCTCACGAAGCGCCAAGGAGCCGCGATCCTGCGGGAACTCGGCGCCCCGGAATCGACGTGGACGAAGGTCCCCACCGCGGACTTGGAGGACGATCGCCCCGCGCTTCCCGACGAGGAGGCACTCGGAGTCCGGTACGCGGAGATCGACGACTACCTCGAGCAGCGCGAGGTCTCCGATGCCATCGCCGAGCGCATCGAGCATCTCTATCGCATATCCCGTCACAAACGGGCAATGCCGGCCGCCCCGCAGGACGACTGGTGGAGGGACTGA
- the ykgO gene encoding type B 50S ribosomal protein L36: MKVRKSLRSLKNKPGAQVVRRRGKVYVINKKDPRFKARQG; encoded by the coding sequence ATGAAGGTCCGCAAGTCCCTTCGGTCGCTGAAGAACAAGCCGGGCGCCCAGGTTGTGCGCCGCCGCGGCAAGGTCTACGTGATCAACAAGAAGGATCCGCGTTTCAAGGCCCGCCAGGGCTAA
- the nrdH gene encoding glutaredoxin-like protein NrdH, with translation MSITVYTKPACVQCNATYRALDKQGLDYEVVDITEDSDAREYVMALGHLQAPIVVAGEDHWSGYRPDRIKALATAAA, from the coding sequence ATGAGCATCACCGTTTACACCAAGCCGGCGTGCGTGCAGTGCAATGCCACCTACCGTGCTCTCGACAAGCAGGGTCTGGATTACGAGGTCGTGGATATCACCGAGGACTCCGACGCTCGCGAGTACGTGATGGCTCTCGGCCACCTGCAGGCCCCGATCGTGGTGGCAGGCGAGGACCATTGGTCCGGCTACCGTCCGGATCGCATCAAAGCTCTCGCCACCGCCGCAGCCTGA
- the nrdI gene encoding class Ib ribonucleoside-diphosphate reductase assembly flavoprotein NrdI, which translates to MNRIAYLDSVPRAAEKSVHVVYFSNVSGNTERFVSKLGYASTRIPIYSSEQMPEMSEPFVLITPTYGGCLSVTGKEGSHVPRQVKKFLANKTNRDLVRGVLAAGNSNFGASFGAAGEAVAAKLGVPYLYRFELMGTQEDVDNVRKGLDEFW; encoded by the coding sequence ATGAACCGCATCGCATATCTCGATTCGGTCCCGCGTGCAGCGGAAAAGTCCGTGCATGTGGTCTATTTTTCCAACGTCTCGGGCAATACCGAACGCTTCGTGAGCAAGCTCGGCTACGCCTCGACTCGGATTCCGATCTATTCCTCGGAGCAGATGCCGGAAATGTCCGAGCCGTTTGTTTTGATTACTCCCACTTACGGGGGTTGCTTGTCGGTCACCGGCAAGGAGGGGTCGCACGTACCGCGACAGGTCAAGAAGTTTCTCGCCAATAAAACCAACCGGGACCTCGTCCGTGGGGTCCTGGCGGCGGGAAACTCCAACTTCGGCGCATCGTTCGGTGCGGCCGGCGAGGCAGTAGCTGCCAAGCTGGGCGTGCCCTACCTGTACCGATTCGAACTCATGGGAACGCAAGAGGACGTGGACAACGTCCGCAAGGGATTGGACGAGTTTTGGTAG
- the nrdE gene encoding class 1b ribonucleoside-diphosphate reductase subunit alpha, translated as MDYHALNAMLNLYDDDGNIQFDKDREAAREYFLQHVNQNTVFFHNQSEKLDYLVEKEYYEAEVLEQYSRNFVLSLFENAYAQKFRFPTFLGAFKYYTSYTLKTFDGKRYLERYEDRVCMVALALAEGDETLAQALVDEILAGRFQPATPTFLNSGKKQRGEPVSCFLLRIEDNMESIGRSINSALQLSKRGGGVALLLSNLREHGAPIKHIENQSSGVIPVMKLLEDSFSYANQLGARQGAGAVYLHAHHPDILKFLDTKRENADEKIRIKTLSLGVVIPDVTFELAKKNEDMYLFSPYDVERIYGKPFADINVSEHYNEMVENKAISKKKINARQFFQTLAEIQFESGYPYIMFEDTVNRANPIKGKITMSNLCSEILQVSTPSSFNDDLSYSEIGKDISCNLGSMNIAKSMDSPDLGKTIETAIRGLTAVSDQTDISSVPSIEKGNDQSHAIGLGQMNLHGYLARERIYYGSEEGVDFTNIYFYTVLFHALRASNQIAIERGTAFAGFADSKYASGEFFDKYTDQEWAPATERIAQLFADAEVELPSQSDWRELKESVQAHGIYNQNLQAVPPTGSISYINNSTSSIHPVASKIEIRKEGKIGRVYYPAPYLNNDNLDYYQDAYEIGYEKIIDTYAAATQHVDQGLSLTLFFKDTADTREVNRAQIYAWRKGIKTLYYIRVRQLALEGTEVEGCVSCML; from the coding sequence ATGGATTACCACGCGCTGAACGCGATGCTCAACCTGTACGACGACGATGGAAACATCCAGTTCGACAAGGACCGTGAGGCTGCACGCGAATACTTCCTGCAGCACGTCAACCAGAACACGGTGTTCTTCCACAACCAGAGCGAAAAGCTTGACTACCTCGTGGAAAAGGAATACTACGAGGCCGAGGTGCTCGAGCAGTACTCGCGCAACTTCGTCCTCTCGCTTTTCGAGAACGCCTACGCGCAGAAGTTTCGGTTCCCGACCTTCCTCGGCGCGTTCAAGTACTACACGTCGTACACGCTCAAGACCTTCGACGGTAAGCGCTACCTCGAACGCTACGAAGACCGCGTGTGCATGGTCGCGCTGGCACTTGCCGAGGGCGACGAAACCCTCGCGCAGGCCCTCGTCGACGAGATCCTCGCGGGTCGCTTCCAGCCGGCCACCCCGACGTTCCTGAACTCGGGCAAGAAGCAGCGCGGCGAGCCCGTGTCCTGCTTCCTCCTGCGGATCGAGGACAACATGGAGTCCATCGGCCGCTCGATCAACTCCGCGCTGCAGCTGTCCAAGCGCGGCGGCGGTGTGGCGTTGCTGCTGTCGAATCTCCGTGAGCACGGCGCACCCATCAAGCACATCGAGAACCAGTCGTCCGGCGTCATCCCCGTGATGAAGCTGCTCGAGGACTCTTTCTCGTACGCCAACCAGCTCGGTGCACGCCAAGGCGCGGGTGCGGTCTACCTGCACGCCCATCATCCCGACATCCTCAAGTTCCTCGACACCAAGCGCGAGAACGCCGACGAGAAGATCCGCATCAAGACGCTGTCCCTCGGCGTTGTGATTCCGGACGTGACGTTCGAGCTGGCGAAGAAGAACGAGGACATGTACCTGTTCTCGCCGTACGACGTCGAGCGCATCTACGGCAAGCCGTTCGCCGACATCAACGTGTCCGAGCACTACAACGAGATGGTCGAGAACAAGGCGATCTCGAAGAAGAAGATCAACGCGCGCCAGTTCTTCCAGACGCTCGCCGAGATCCAGTTCGAGTCCGGATACCCGTACATCATGTTCGAGGACACGGTAAACCGGGCGAATCCGATCAAGGGCAAGATCACCATGTCGAACCTGTGCTCGGAGATTCTCCAGGTGTCGACCCCGTCGTCGTTCAACGACGACCTGTCGTACTCGGAGATCGGCAAGGACATCTCCTGCAACCTCGGTTCGATGAACATCGCCAAGTCGATGGACTCCCCGGACCTCGGCAAGACGATCGAAACCGCGATCCGTGGTCTGACGGCGGTGTCGGATCAGACCGACATCTCCTCGGTGCCGTCGATCGAGAAGGGCAACGATCAGTCGCATGCCATCGGCCTCGGCCAGATGAACCTGCACGGCTACCTCGCCCGTGAGCGCATCTACTACGGCTCTGAAGAGGGCGTGGACTTCACGAACATCTACTTCTACACGGTCTTGTTCCACGCGCTTCGCGCCTCGAACCAGATCGCGATCGAGCGAGGCACCGCCTTCGCCGGTTTCGCGGATTCGAAGTACGCCTCCGGCGAGTTCTTCGACAAGTACACCGATCAGGAGTGGGCGCCGGCCACCGAGCGCATTGCCCAGCTGTTTGCCGATGCCGAGGTGGAGCTCCCCTCGCAGTCGGATTGGCGCGAGCTCAAGGAATCGGTGCAGGCGCACGGTATCTACAACCAGAACCTGCAGGCCGTTCCGCCGACGGGGTCGATCTCCTACATCAACAACTCGACGTCCTCGATCCACCCTGTGGCCTCGAAGATCGAGATCCGCAAGGAAGGCAAGATCGGCCGCGTTTACTACCCGGCGCCTTACCTGAACAACGACAACCTGGACTACTACCAGGACGCGTACGAGATCGGCTACGAGAAGATCATCGACACCTACGCTGCCGCCACCCAGCACGTCGACCAGGGGCTCTCGCTCACCCTGTTCTTCAAGGACACGGCGGACACCCGCGAGGTCAACCGTGCGCAGATCTACGCATGGCGCAAGGGCATCAAGACGCTGTACTACATCCGCGTGCGCCAACTCGCACTTGAAGGCACCGAGGTGGAGGGTTGCGTCAGCTGCATGCTGTGA
- the nrdF gene encoding class 1b ribonucleoside-diphosphate reductase subunit beta, which yields MTSTEQHAPGSHSPAEGVRPNLVDRVSAINWNRVSDDVDDQVWDRLTSNFWLPEKVPVSNDIQSWQTLTDLEQQLTIRVFTGLTLLDTMQGTVGAVSMIPDSITPHEEAVYTNIAFMESVHAKSYSTIFSTLCSTPQIDEAFRWSEENKFLQRKAKIVLEDYAGTNPLHRKIASTLLESFLFYSGFYLPMYWSSRAKLTNTADIIRLIIRDEAVHGYYIGYKYQRGLEKLTEAEREELKNYTFELMFELYENESDYAEDLYDAVGWTEDVKKFMRYNANKALMNLGYEAMFPKDETDVDPAILSALSPNADENHDFFSGSGSSYVMGKAVATEDEDWDF from the coding sequence GTGACCTCCACCGAGCAGCACGCTCCCGGCTCGCACAGCCCTGCCGAAGGGGTTCGCCCCAACCTCGTCGACCGCGTGTCGGCGATTAACTGGAACCGCGTTTCCGATGATGTCGATGACCAGGTTTGGGATCGTCTGACCAGCAACTTCTGGCTGCCAGAAAAGGTGCCGGTCTCCAACGATATCCAGTCGTGGCAGACGCTGACCGATCTCGAGCAGCAACTCACAATCCGCGTGTTCACCGGGCTGACCCTGCTCGACACGATGCAGGGGACCGTCGGCGCGGTGTCGATGATCCCGGATTCGATCACCCCGCACGAGGAGGCCGTGTACACCAACATCGCCTTCATGGAGTCGGTCCACGCGAAGAGCTATTCGACGATCTTCTCCACGCTCTGCTCGACCCCGCAGATCGACGAAGCCTTCCGCTGGTCCGAGGAGAACAAGTTCCTCCAGCGCAAAGCGAAGATCGTGCTCGAGGACTACGCAGGAACGAATCCGCTGCACCGCAAGATCGCCTCGACGCTTCTCGAGTCGTTCCTGTTCTACTCGGGCTTCTACCTGCCGATGTACTGGTCCTCGCGGGCCAAGCTGACCAACACCGCGGACATCATCCGGCTCATCATTCGCGACGAGGCCGTGCACGGTTACTACATCGGCTACAAGTACCAGCGCGGGCTCGAAAAGCTCACCGAGGCCGAGCGCGAAGAGCTCAAGAACTACACCTTCGAGCTCATGTTCGAGCTGTACGAGAACGAATCGGACTATGCCGAGGATCTCTACGACGCCGTCGGTTGGACCGAGGACGTCAAGAAGTTCATGCGCTACAACGCCAACAAGGCGCTCATGAATCTTGGCTACGAGGCGATGTTCCCGAAGGACGAGACCGACGTCGATCCGGCGATCCTGTCGGCGCTGAGCCCCAACGCCGACGAGAACCACGACTTCTTCTCCGGATCCGGCAGTTCCTACGTCATGGGCAAGGCCGTGGCAACCGAAGACGAGGACTGGGACTTCTAG
- a CDS encoding ABC transporter substrate-binding protein: MRNFTVDRARRLPSLEGARKAAPAAVGLLALGVALSACGPSPMDMEEHPITESTPSRAAGEELLRSGDPEEACPEEPLRVDSGSTVSVASSPGDDADKVRVPTEPERILALGYGAADTACALGLQDRVVATSPLPADANAVLPPRLTSVPIADPATSEFSSQVRDLDPDVILVGADAGVTAAELRKTLGDDGAPIISYEDPGAEVPWSESARVAAAALGREKAMDTLLTDFIGFYEGAAEASTPSDTQVSVVQFDGGEPRIADPDILGVRILTAMGAQRPPAQLLEDGEPVDPPDYSPIAGDELSGDVVFAIKPPGPNGEAEMRSVFESERWEELSPMKNRRVFVVEPSVWQGRGIVAARTAVQDIAANINRYSADG, translated from the coding sequence GTGCGTAATTTCACTGTTGACCGAGCCCGCCGTCTCCCGTCGCTCGAGGGCGCGAGAAAGGCCGCTCCGGCAGCAGTCGGCCTCCTGGCCCTCGGGGTCGCGCTGAGTGCCTGCGGCCCCTCGCCAATGGACATGGAGGAACATCCGATCACCGAGTCGACGCCTTCGCGCGCCGCCGGGGAGGAGCTCCTCCGCTCCGGCGACCCGGAGGAGGCCTGCCCGGAGGAGCCGTTGCGCGTCGATTCCGGGTCGACGGTGTCTGTCGCCTCCTCGCCCGGCGATGACGCCGACAAGGTGCGCGTCCCCACCGAGCCCGAGCGAATTCTCGCTCTCGGTTACGGCGCCGCGGACACGGCCTGCGCGCTTGGGCTCCAAGACCGGGTTGTCGCCACCTCGCCTTTGCCCGCGGACGCGAACGCCGTGCTCCCGCCTCGGCTCACATCAGTGCCCATCGCCGATCCGGCGACTTCCGAGTTCTCGTCCCAGGTACGGGATCTCGACCCCGACGTCATCCTCGTAGGCGCCGACGCCGGCGTTACCGCGGCCGAACTACGGAAGACTCTGGGTGACGACGGGGCGCCGATCATCTCCTACGAGGATCCGGGTGCCGAGGTGCCGTGGTCGGAGTCCGCCCGGGTGGCGGCGGCCGCGCTGGGCCGTGAAAAGGCGATGGACACGCTGCTCACCGACTTCATCGGTTTCTACGAAGGCGCCGCGGAGGCTTCCACGCCATCGGATACGCAGGTGTCGGTAGTGCAGTTTGACGGCGGAGAGCCGCGAATCGCGGACCCGGATATCCTCGGCGTGCGTATCCTCACCGCGATGGGCGCGCAGCGCCCGCCGGCGCAGCTTCTCGAAGATGGCGAACCGGTGGATCCGCCGGACTACTCCCCCATTGCCGGCGACGAGCTGTCAGGGGATGTGGTCTTCGCGATCAAGCCACCGGGCCCGAACGGCGAGGCCGAGATGCGCTCGGTCTTCGAGTCCGAGCGTTGGGAGGAGCTGTCTCCTATGAAGAATCGTCGAGTGTTCGTCGTCGAGCCTTCGGTGTGGCAGGGCCGCGGGATCGTCGCCGCACGCACGGCGGTCCAGGACATCGCCGCTAATATCAATCGCTACTCCGCAGACGGATAG
- the ctaD gene encoding cytochrome c oxidase subunit I, which yields MTTVAPRPVHELDHPAGTPTGTGRKGSFIWKMLTTTDHKQLGLMYITACFVFFFIGGLMALLIRAELALPGMQFLSNEQFNQLFTMHGTIMLLFYGTPIVVGFANYIMPLQIGAPDVAFPRLNAFGFWLFVFGASLTLVGFLTPGGAAAFGWTMYMPLGDAVHSPQVGADLWILGVGVSGLGTILGGVNFVTTIVCMRAPGMTFFRMPIFTWNVLVASVLILFIFPILTAAALGVYYDRQFGGHLFDAQNGGAIMWQHLFWFFGHPEVYILALPFFGIVSEIFPVFSRKPMFGYAGLIFATLSIAALSMAVWAHHMFVTGAVLLPFFSFMTFLIAVPTGVKFFNWILTMWKGKITFEAPMIFACGFITSFLFGGLTGVMMASAPIDFHISDSYFIVAHFHYVLFGTIVFATMAGVYFWFPKMTGRMYSETLAKWHFWLMFIGFHGTFLVQHWLGNQGMARRYADYLATDNFTVLNMISTIGAFILGISFLPFIWNIIHSWRYGEIVTTDDPWGAGNSLEWATSCPPPRHNFVKLPRIRSERPAFELHYPHMIERNRAEAHVGGRH from the coding sequence ATGACCACAGTGGCACCGCGCCCGGTGCACGAGCTGGACCACCCGGCTGGGACGCCGACCGGGACAGGTCGTAAGGGCTCGTTCATTTGGAAGATGTTGACGACCACAGACCACAAGCAGCTCGGTCTGATGTACATCACCGCATGTTTCGTCTTCTTCTTCATCGGCGGCCTCATGGCGCTGCTGATCCGTGCCGAGCTCGCACTGCCCGGCATGCAGTTCCTGTCGAACGAGCAGTTCAACCAGCTGTTCACCATGCACGGGACGATCATGCTGCTGTTCTACGGCACCCCGATCGTCGTCGGCTTCGCGAACTACATCATGCCGCTGCAGATCGGTGCTCCCGACGTAGCGTTCCCGCGCCTCAACGCGTTCGGCTTCTGGCTGTTCGTGTTCGGCGCCTCACTGACCCTGGTCGGCTTCCTGACCCCGGGCGGTGCCGCCGCGTTCGGCTGGACGATGTACATGCCGCTCGGCGATGCCGTCCATTCGCCGCAGGTGGGCGCTGACCTGTGGATCCTCGGTGTCGGCGTGTCCGGCCTCGGCACGATTCTCGGTGGCGTCAACTTCGTCACCACCATCGTGTGCATGCGCGCCCCGGGCATGACCTTCTTCCGCATGCCGATCTTCACGTGGAACGTGCTCGTCGCGTCCGTGCTGATCCTCTTCATCTTCCCGATCCTCACCGCGGCCGCGCTCGGCGTGTACTACGACCGCCAGTTCGGCGGGCACCTGTTCGACGCGCAGAACGGTGGCGCCATCATGTGGCAGCACCTGTTCTGGTTCTTCGGGCACCCCGAGGTCTACATTCTCGCCCTGCCGTTCTTCGGAATCGTCTCCGAGATCTTCCCGGTATTCTCGCGCAAGCCGATGTTCGGCTACGCGGGCCTGATCTTCGCGACGCTCTCCATCGCAGCCCTGTCTATGGCCGTGTGGGCGCACCACATGTTCGTGACCGGAGCCGTGCTGCTGCCGTTCTTCTCGTTCATGACGTTCCTCATCGCCGTCCCGACGGGCGTGAAGTTCTTCAACTGGATCCTCACGATGTGGAAGGGCAAGATCACCTTCGAGGCTCCGATGATCTTCGCCTGCGGCTTCATCACCTCGTTCCTCTTCGGTGGACTCACCGGTGTCATGATGGCGTCCGCGCCGATCGACTTCCACATCTCGGACTCGTACTTCATCGTCGCGCACTTCCACTACGTGCTCTTCGGCACGATCGTGTTCGCGACGATGGCCGGCGTGTACTTCTGGTTCCCGAAGATGACGGGCCGCATGTACTCCGAGACCCTGGCCAAGTGGCACTTCTGGCTGATGTTCATCGGTTTCCACGGCACCTTCCTCGTGCAGCACTGGCTCGGTAACCAGGGCATGGCCCGCCGCTACGCGGACTACCTGGCCACCGATAACTTCACGGTGCTCAACATGATCTCCACGATCGGCGCCTTCATCCTGGGTATCTCGTTCCTGCCGTTCATCTGGAACATCATCCACAGCTGGCGCTACGGCGAGATCGTCACCACCGACGATCCGTGGGGTGCGGGTAACTCGCTCGAGTGGGCCACGAGCTGCCCGCCGCCGCGCCACAACTTCGTCAAGCTGCCGCGCATCCGCTCGGAGCGCCCGGCGTTCGAACTGCACTACCCGCACATGATCGAGCGCAACCGCGCCGAAGCTCACGTGGGGGGCAGGCACTAG
- the serB gene encoding phosphoserine phosphatase SerB, giving the protein MSTTKSTLLITISGPDHPGVTSSVVSVLSSHGADLLDVEQVVVNGHLTLGLFVDANGEADEMRREVAEVAEDLGEEASIHLDSPDPHTGPSTHVVTLLGQPVSAVALGGVASALAAIDVNIDAIKRIADYPVTGLELEVSTSDRSRSSDEQLRMALAPLSDRLGVDLSVERAGLARRAKRLVMFDVDSTLVQGEVIEMLAARAGREAEVAAVTERAMRGELDFAESLHERVRALQGLPATVIDDVAAEITLTPGARTTIRTLKRLGIRCGVVSGGFTQVIESLAADLGLDFYKANTLEIEDGVLTGRVVGEVVDRQAKAEYLRRCADHLGISLTQTVAVGDGANDIDMLSAAGLGIAFCAKPALREVADASLSKPFLDAALFLMGITRDEIEAADRAANTFRRVPLE; this is encoded by the coding sequence GTGAGCACCACGAAATCGACGCTGCTGATCACGATTTCCGGCCCCGACCATCCTGGCGTCACCTCATCGGTGGTGTCCGTCCTGTCCTCGCACGGAGCCGATCTCCTCGATGTCGAGCAGGTCGTGGTCAACGGGCATCTCACCCTCGGGCTATTCGTCGACGCGAACGGCGAGGCGGACGAGATGAGGCGCGAGGTCGCAGAAGTGGCCGAGGATCTCGGGGAGGAAGCGTCGATCCATCTCGATTCCCCGGATCCCCACACCGGGCCCAGCACGCACGTCGTCACGCTTCTCGGTCAGCCGGTGTCCGCCGTCGCACTCGGCGGGGTGGCGTCGGCGCTCGCCGCAATCGATGTGAATATCGACGCTATCAAGCGGATCGCCGACTACCCGGTTACGGGCCTCGAGCTCGAGGTGTCGACCTCGGACCGAAGCCGGTCGAGTGACGAGCAACTGCGCATGGCGCTGGCTCCGCTGTCGGACCGTCTGGGCGTCGACCTGTCGGTGGAGCGGGCAGGGCTCGCGCGCCGCGCCAAGCGATTGGTGATGTTCGACGTCGACTCGACGCTCGTGCAGGGCGAGGTGATCGAGATGCTCGCTGCGAGGGCAGGCCGGGAGGCCGAGGTCGCCGCCGTCACCGAGCGAGCGATGCGCGGGGAACTCGACTTTGCCGAGTCTCTCCACGAGCGAGTTCGGGCGCTCCAGGGCCTGCCTGCCACCGTCATCGACGACGTGGCCGCGGAGATCACCCTGACGCCCGGTGCGCGCACGACCATCAGGACCCTCAAGCGCCTCGGCATTCGATGCGGGGTGGTTTCCGGCGGGTTCACCCAGGTTATCGAGTCTCTGGCCGCCGATCTCGGTCTCGACTTCTACAAGGCGAACACCCTGGAGATCGAGGACGGCGTGCTGACCGGTCGCGTGGTCGGCGAGGTCGTCGACCGCCAGGCCAAAGCCGAATACCTGCGCCGCTGCGCGGACCACCTCGGGATTTCTCTCACCCAGACCGTGGCAGTGGGCGACGGGGCGAACGATATCGACATGCTCTCGGCCGCCGGCCTCGGCATCGCGTTCTGTGCGAAGCCGGCTCTGCGCGAGGTCGCAGACGCCTCGCTGTCCAAGCCGTTCCTCGACGCGGCACTTTTCCTCATGGGGATCACGCGCGACGAAATCGAGGCTGCCGATCGCGCGGCGAATACGTTCCGGCGTGTGCCTCTTGAGTGA
- a CDS encoding aminoacyl-tRNA hydrolase: MSEDAGAGATGPMQWLPARGEQRGWCLAKLREVAGGPPRFAPPERPRAMQIALELPKVFDDRPGRSLILAAAARAVARFCLDARVAPGGEWNEAYTAWVGSQMRKVARRARGSHWTATETLAGVEAREGEAAARVFVPGPLDAVDPLIQRLQVGGTDAPTDTPQGRADVPSAVILLVDGELEMSAGKAAAQAGHAIMLLLAALDEERVSRWIDDGMPIDARRADREDWAGAKAAVDAGRPGYAGVRDAGYTEVAPGSLTVIGVDPETAKGV; encoded by the coding sequence TTGAGTGAGGACGCAGGGGCCGGGGCGACCGGCCCGATGCAGTGGCTGCCTGCGCGAGGGGAACAACGCGGGTGGTGCCTGGCTAAATTGCGCGAGGTCGCAGGCGGGCCGCCACGGTTCGCGCCGCCCGAGCGTCCCCGCGCAATGCAGATCGCGCTCGAACTGCCCAAGGTTTTCGACGACCGCCCCGGCCGCTCGCTGATCCTCGCGGCCGCCGCCCGCGCGGTGGCCCGCTTCTGCCTCGACGCTCGGGTCGCACCCGGCGGGGAGTGGAACGAGGCGTACACGGCGTGGGTCGGCTCTCAAATGCGCAAGGTAGCCCGCCGCGCCCGCGGTAGCCACTGGACCGCGACCGAAACCCTTGCCGGCGTCGAGGCGCGGGAGGGCGAGGCTGCGGCACGCGTGTTCGTCCCCGGTCCCCTCGACGCCGTGGATCCGCTGATCCAGCGGCTCCAGGTCGGCGGCACCGATGCGCCGACGGATACCCCGCAGGGCCGGGCGGATGTACCGTCCGCCGTCATACTGCTGGTTGACGGCGAGCTGGAGATGAGCGCGGGCAAGGCCGCTGCGCAAGCGGGGCATGCGATCATGCTCCTGCTCGCCGCGCTCGACGAGGAGCGCGTGTCCCGGTGGATAGACGACGGGATGCCGATCGATGCACGCCGCGCAGATCGCGAGGATTGGGCCGGGGCGAAGGCCGCCGTCGACGCGGGGAGGCCGGGGTACGCGGGCGTTCGCGACGCCGGGTATACGGAGGTCGCGCCCGGGTCGCTCACCGTGATCGGTGTGGATCCGGAGACCGCGAAAGGCGTCTAG